A window from Drosophila subobscura isolate 14011-0131.10 chromosome O, UCBerk_Dsub_1.0, whole genome shotgun sequence encodes these proteins:
- the LOC117898601 gene encoding glutathione S-transferase 1-1-like has protein sequence MDFYYRPGSAPCRSVLMTAKALGVEFDKKIVVNTRAGDQFKPEYLKINPQHTIPTLNDNGFALWESRAIMVYLVEKHGQDDKLFPKDTQKQALINQRLYFDMGTLHKSFADYYYPQIFQKQAPNAESYKKIESAFEIFNALLEGQSYAAGDYSLADIALLATVSTFDVAGFNYKRYSNVAKWYEQVKEVTPGWVINWTGCLEFRKYFDN, from the coding sequence ATGGATTTCTACTACAGACCCGGATCTGCGCCCTGCCGTTCAGTTCTTATGACCGCCAAGGCCCTTGGCGTGGAATTCGATAAGAAGATTGTTGTCAACACGCGTGCCGGGGATCAGTTCAAGCCGGAATATCTGAAGATCAATCCACAGCACACGATACCGACACTGAATGACAATGGCTTTGCCCTGTGGGAGTCGCGTGCCATTATGGTGTATCTCGTGGAGAAGCACGGACAGGATGACAAGCTCTTTCCCAAGGACACACAGAAACAGGCACTGATCAATCAGCGTCTGTACTTCGATATGGGAACGCTCCACAAGAGCTTTGCCGACTACTACTACCCGCAGATCTTCCAGAAGCAGGCGCCCAATGCGGAGTCCTACAAGAAAATCGAATCTGCCTTCGAGATCTTCAACGCGCTCCTCGAGGGACAAAGCTATGCAGCTGGCGACTACAGCCTGGCTGACATTGCGCTCTTGGCCACTGTGTCCACCTTCGATGTGGCGGGCTTCAACTACAAGCGGTACTCCAATGTGGCCAAGTGGTACGAGCAGGTCAAGGAGGTCACGCCCGGCTGGGTCATCAATTGGACTGGTTGCCTGGAGTTCCGCAAATACTTTGACAACTGA
- the LOC117898595 gene encoding glutathione S-transferase 1-1-like has protein sequence MLDFYYMLYSSPCRSILMTAKALGVELNKKKVDLNAGEQLKPEFIKINPLHTIPTLVDGDFAVWESRAILIYLVEKYGKDDSLYPKDPQQRAVVNQRLFFDLGTLFQSYVYYYYPQCFEEVKKPADPENYKKIDAAFGQLNTLLEGQQYAAANKLTIADFALVATVSTFEVSEYDFRKFSNVVRWYENAKKVMPGWKENWEGCLYLKDLHLSEMLKK, from the coding sequence ATGTTGGACTTTTACTACATGTTGTACTCGTCACCCTGCCGTTCCATTCTTATGACTGCCAAGGCATTGGGTGTGGAGCTCAACAAAAAGAAGGTTGACCTGAACGCTGGCGAGCAACTAAAGCCGGAATTTATTAAGATTAATCCGCTGCACACGATTCCAACGCTCGTGGATGGTGACTTTGCCGTGTGGGAGTCGAGGGCCATACTCATTTACTTGGTGGAGAAGTACGGCAAGGACGATTCGCTGTACCCCAAGGATCCCCAGCAAAGGGCTGTGGTCAACCAACGCCTCTTCTTCGATTTGGGCACACTCTTCCAGAGCTATGTGTACTACTACTATCCGCAATGTTTTGAGGAAGTCAAGAAGCCGGCAGACCCCGAAAACTACAAGAAGATCGATGCGGCCTTTGGGCAGCTCAACACCCTATTGGAGGGGCAGCAGTATGCGGCAGCGAACAAGCTGACAATCGCTGATTTTGCGCTCGTGGCCACCGTTTCCACTTTCGAGGTCTCGGAATATGATTTCAGAAAGTTCTCGAATGTGGTCCGATGGTACGAGAATGCCAAGAAGGTCATGCCCGGCTGGAAGGAGAACTGGGAGGGTTGTCTCTACCTCaaagatttgcatttgtcggaAATGTTGAAGAAGTAA
- the LOC117899193 gene encoding glutathione S-transferase T2-like: MLDFYYMLYSAPCRSILMTAKALGVELNKKKVDLDAGEHLKPEFLKINPLHTIPTLVDGDFAVWESRAILIYLVEKYGKDDSLYPKDPQQKAVVNQRLFFDLGILYQSYMDYYYPQLFDEVKKPANPENFKKIDVAFGQLNTLLEGQQYAAANKLTIADVALLATVSTFEITEYDFKKFSNVVRWYENAKKVIPGWKENWEGCVYYKDLYLSDLLKKTVVKLSKVHNLKQFLGAGNFFHHTEMDLYYKPGSAPCRSVLMTAKALGVEFDKKIFLNTRGGDQFKPEYLKINPQHTIPTLNDNGFALWESRAIMVYLVEKHGQHDKLFPKDTQKQALINQRLYFDMGTLYKSLADYYYPQIFLKQAPNAESYKKIESAFEIFNALLEGQTYAAGDYSLADIALLATVSTFEVAKFDIKKYANVNKWYENAKKVTPGWDENWAGCLEFKKYFE; encoded by the exons ATGTTGGACTTTTACTACATGCTATACTCGGCACCCTGCCGTTCCATTCTTATGACTGCCAAGGCATTGGGTGTGGAGCTGAACAAAAAGAAGGTTGACCTTGACGCTGGCGAGCATCTGAAGCCGGAATTTCTCAAGATCAATCCGCTACACACGATTCCAACACTCGTGGATGGTGACTTTGCCGTGTGGGAGTCGAGGGCCATACTCATTTACTTGGTGGAGAAGTACGGCAAGGACGATTCGCTGTACCCCAAGGATCCCCAGCAAAAGGCTGTGGTCAATCAGCGCCTCTTCTTCGATTTGGGCATACTCTACCAGAGCTATATGGACTACTATTATCCGCAATTGTTTGACGAAGTCAAGAAGCCGGCAAATCCCGAAAACTTCAAGAAGATCGATGTGGCCTTTGGGCAGCTCAACACCTTATTGGAGGGGCAGCAGTATGCGGCAGCGAACAAGCTGACAATCGCTGATGTTGCACTCCTGGCAACCGTTTCCACGTTCGAGATTACGGAATATGATTTCAAAAAGTTCTCGAATGTGGTCCGCTGGTACGAGAATGCCAAGAAGGTCATCCCCGGCTGGAAGGAGAACTGGGAGGGTTGTGTGTACTACAAAGATTTGTATTTGTCGGATTTGTTGAAGAA AACTGTTGTGAAATTGTCAAAGGTACACAACCTCAAACAATTTCTAGGAGCTGGG AACTTTTTCCATCACACAGAAATGGATTTATACTACAAACCCGGATCTGCGCCCTGCCGTTCAGTTCTTATGACCGCCAAGGCCCTTGGCGTGGAATTCGATAAGAAGATTTTTCTCAACACCCGTGGCGGGGATCAGTTCAAGCCGGAATATCTGAAGATCAATCCACAGCACACGATACCGACACTGAATGACAATGGCTTTGCCCTGTGGGAGTCGCGTGCCATTATGGTGTATCTCGTGGAGAAGCACGGACAGCATGACAAGCTCTTTCCCAAGGACACACAGAAACAGGCACTGATCAATCAGCGTCTGTACTTCGATATGGGAACGCTCTACAAGAGTTTAGCCGACTACTATTACCCGCAGATCTTCCTGAAGCAGGCGCCCAATGCGGAGTCCTACAAGAAAATCGAATCTGCCTTCGAGATCTTCAACGCGCTCCTCGAGGGACAAACCTATGCAGCTGGCGACTACAGCCTGGCTGATATTGCGCTCTTGGCCACTGTGTCCACCTTCGAGGTGGCCAAGTTCGACATCAAGAAGTACGCCAATGTGAACAAGTGGTACGAGAACGCCAAGAAGGTCACCCCCGGCTGGGATGAGAACTGGGCCGGCTGCCTGGAGTTCAAGAAATACTTTGAATAA
- the LOC117898600 gene encoding glutathione S-transferase 1-1, with protein MADFYYLPGSSPCRSVIMTAKAVGVELNKKLLNLQAGEHLKPEFVKINPQHTIPTLVDNGFALWESRAIQVYLVEKYGKTDSLYPKCPKKRAVINQRLYFDMGTLYQSFANYYYPQVFAKAPADPEAFKKIETAFEFLNTFLEGQEYAAGDSLTVADIALVATVSTFEVAKFDIKKYANVNKWYENAKKVTPGWDENWAGCLEFKKYFE; from the coding sequence ATGGCTGATTTCTACTACTTGCCCGGCTCCTCGCCCTGCCGCTCGGTGATCATGACCGCCAAGGCCGTCGGTGTTGAGCTGAACAAGAAGCTGCTCAATCTGCAGGCCGGAGAGCATCTGAAGCCCGAGTTTGTGAAGATCAACCCGCAGCACACCATTCCCACTCTGGTGGACAACGGCTTCGCCCTGTGGGAGTCGCGCGCCATTCAGGTCTACCTGGTGGAGAAGTACGGCAAAACCGATTCTCTGTACCCCAAGTGCCCCAAGAAGCGCGCCGTGATCAACCAGCGTCTGTACTTCGATATGGGAACGCTGTACCAGAGCTTCGCCAACTACTACTACCCCCAGGTGTTCGCCAAGGCGCCCGCAGATCCCGAGGCATTCAAGAAGATCGAGACTGCCTTCGAGTTCCTGAACACCTTCCTGGAGGGACAGGAGTACGCTGCTGGCGACTCGCTCACCGTCGCCGACATTGCTCTGGTCGCCACTGTGTCCACCTTCGAGGTGGCCAAGTTCGACATCAAGAAGTACGCCAATGTGAATAAGTGGTACGAGAACGCCAAGAAGGTCACCCCCGGCTGGGATGAGAACTGGGCCGGCTGCCTGGAGTTCAAGAAATACTTTGAATAA
- the LOC117898607 gene encoding uncharacterized protein LOC117898607, translated as MDFYYMPGGSGCRTVIMTAKSLGVELNKKLLNTMKGEQLAPEFVKINPQHTIPTLVDNGFAIWESRVIATYLVEKYGKDDSLYPKDPQKRAVVNQRLYFDLSTLYDSFAKYYYPYFQTGKPGDAEALKKVENAFDFLNTFLEGQTYVAGSQLTVADIAILATVSTFDIVEFDLKKYPNVDKWYANAKKVTPGWDENWDGLLQLKKIIEEMTRTFPAAATSVVMDFYYHQGSAPCRSVIMIAKALGVDLNPKFCNILAGEQLKPEFVKLNPQHTIPTIVDEGFVLWESRAILIYLVEKYGKEDDSLYPADPQQRALINQRLYFDMGVLFQSFYQAVFPQIVTKKPPTAEAMEKVEKAFVLLNTFLEEDEFVAGPTLTVADISILAIVSTFEVVDYDISQYPNVAKWYAKVKEVTPGWAENWEGVQWLKNYMQSS; from the exons ATGGATTTCTATTATATGCCGGGTGGAAGTGGTTGCCGTACCGTCATCATGACAGCCAAGTCACTGGGTGTGGAGCTGAACAAGAAGCTCCTGAACACCATGAAGGGGGAGCAACTGGCTCCTGAATTCGTCAAGATCAATCCACAGCACACCATTCCCACGCTGGTGGACAACGGCTTCGCCATTTGGGAGTCGCGTGTCATTGCCACCTACCTGGTGGAGAAGTACGGCAAGGATGACTCCCTCTACCCCAAGGATCCCCAGAAGCGTGCCGTCGTCAATCAGCGCCTCTACTTCGATCTGAGCACCCTGTACGATTCCTTTGCCAAGTACTATTACCCATATTTCCAAACCGGCAAACCTGGCGATGCTGAGGCACTGAAGAAGGTGGAAAACGCCTTCGATTTCCTCAACACCTTCCTGGAGGGACAGACCTATGTGGCTGGCAGCCAGCTAACCGTTGCGGACATTGCCATCCTGGCGACAGTCTCGACCTTCGATATTGTCGAATTCGATTTGAAGAAGTACCCGAATGTGGACAAGTGGTACGCAAATGCCAAGAAGGTGACTCCCGGCTGGGATGAGAACTGGGATGgcttgctgcagctgaagaaaATTATCGAAGAAATGAC CAGAACGttcccagcagctgccacaagcgTTGTCATGGATTTCTACTATCACCAGGGCTCGGCGCCTTGTCGCTCCGTCATTATGATAGCCAAGGCATTGGGTGTGGACCTTAATCCAAAGTTCTGCAACATCTTGGCGGGGGAACAGCTGAAGCCCGAGTTTGTGAAGCTTAATCCTCAGCACACAATTCCCACCATCGTGGACGAAGGATTCGTGCTTTGGGAGTCGCGCGCCATCCTCATTTATCTGGTGGAGAAGTACGGCAAGGAGGACGACTCCCTCTACCCCGCAGATCCCCAGCAGCGAGCTCTGATCAACCAACGCCTGTACTTCGACATGGGCGTCCTGTTTCAAAGCTTCTATCAGGCCGTCTTCCCGCAGATCGTGACCAAAAAGCCACCCACTGCAGAGGCAATGGAGAAAGTGGAGAAGGCCTTTGTGCTGCTGAACACCTTCCTGGAGGAGGATGAGTTTGTGGCGGGCCCTACTCTGACTGTGGCCGACATCTCCATTCTGGCCATTGTCTCCACCTTCGAAGTGGTGGACTATGACATCAGCCAGTATCCGAATGTGGCCAAGTGGTACGCGAAGGTCAAGGAGGTCACACCCGGCTGGGCGGAGAACTGGGAAGGTGTGCAGTGGTTAAAAAACTATATGCAGTCCAGTTAA
- the LOC117898597 gene encoding glutathione S-transferase D5-like: protein MPTLDLYYMPSPGASRAVVMTAKAVGVDLNKTVVNVMAREQLKPEFIKINPQHIIPTLVDDGFVLWESRAILIYLAEKYGKDDSLYPKDPQKRALVNQRLFFDLATLYDGFSSYYYKFLHTGKFGPPEAFKKLETGFELLNTFLEGQVYVAGSNLTIADISILSTISTVEVVDFDLAKYPNVAKWYANAKKVTPGWEETLPDLLAMKPFLQP from the coding sequence ATGCCCACGTTGGATCTTTACTACATGCCCAGCCCCGGTGCCAGTCGGGCTGTGGTCATGACTGCCAAGGCTGTCGGAGTGGACCTGAACAAAACGGTCGTGAATGTCATGGCACGGGAACAACTGAAACCAGAGTTCATCAAGATCAACCCACAACACATCATTCCCACCCTTGTTGACGATGGATTCGTCCTGTGGGAGTCGCGTGCCATTCTCATTTATCTGGCGGAGAAGTACGGCAAGGATGACTCTCTCTACCCCAAGGATCCTCAAAAGCGGGCTCTGGTCAACCAGCGTCTCTTCTTCGATTTGGCCACTCTGTACGACGGTTTCTCCAGCTACTACTACAAATTTCTGCACACTGGCAAGTTCGGTCCCCCAGAGGCCTTTAAGAAGCTCGAAACTGGATTTGAGTTACTCAACACCTTCCTGGAGGGACAAGTCTATGTGGCTGGCAGCAATCTCACCATTGCGGACATTTCCATTCTGTCTACTATCTCCACAGTCGAAGTGGTGGATTTCGACTTGGCAAAGTATCCGAATGTGGCCAAGTGGTACGCAAATGCCAAGAAAGTGACGCCCGGCTGGGAGGAGACCCTGCCAGACCTTCTAGCCATGAAACCCTTCCTACAGCCTTAG
- the LOC117898606 gene encoding glutathione S-transferase D7-like, whose protein sequence is MPTLDLYYMPSPGASRAVIMTARAVGVELNKKVVDVFAGEHLNPDFVKINPQHTVPTLVDDGFVLWESRAILMYLAEKYGKDDSLYPKDPQKRALVNQRLYFDLATLYAAISGYYYPAFSTGKFGTPEAFKKLETGFEFLNTFLEGQKYVAGSNLTIADISILATISTIEAVDFDLSKYPNVERWYANAKKVTPGWEETRPGLDIMRALLLLLIAMPNLDLYYLPSPGPSRAVVMTAKAVGVELNKKLLNPKLGEHLKPEFLKLNPQHTIPTLVDDGFVIWESRAILIYLVEQYGKDDSLYPKDPQKQALINQRLYFDMNTLYEAFASYYYPLLRTGSYGDAAAWTKVQNAFELLNTFLEGQDYVAGGQLTIADISILATIATIELVDFDLTKYPNVAKWYANAKKETPGWEDTLEGLLSRKHLFDAKKPEFK, encoded by the exons ATGCCTACCTTGGATCTCTACTACATGCCCAGCCCCGGTGCCAGTCGCGCTGTTATCATGACTGCCAGGGCTGTCGGTGTCGAATTGAACAAGAAGGTTGTGGATGTCTTTGCGGGGGAACACTTGAATCCGGATTTCGTGAAGATCAATCCACAGCACACCGTTCCCACTCTGGTGGATGACGGATTCGTGCTGTGGGAGTCGCGTGCCATTCTCATGTATCTGGCGGAGAAGTACGGCAAGGATGACTCTCTCTACCCCAAGGATCCTCAAAAGCGTGCTTTGGTCAACCAGCGTCTCTACTTCGATTTGGCCACGCTTTATGCCGCCATTTCCGGTTACTACTACCCGGCCTTCAGCACTGGCAAGTTCGGCACTCCAGAGGCGTTCAAGAAGCTCGAAACTGGATTTGAATTCCTCAACACCTTCCTGGAGGGTCAGAAATATGTGGCCGGCAGCAACCTAACCATTGCTGACATTTCCATTCTGGCTACCATCTCCACGATCGAAGCAGTGGACTTCGACTTGTCGAAATATCCGAATGTGGAACGGTGGTACGCAAATGCCAAGAAAGTGACGCCCGGCTGGGAGGAGACCCGGCCAGGACTCGATATAATGAGAGCCTTACT TTTGCTTTTAATCGCGATGCCTAATTTGGATCTCTACTATCTGCCCAGTCCCGGACCCAGTCGGGCTGTGGTCATGACTGCCAAGGCTGTCGGTGTGGAGTTGAACAAGAAGCTCCTGAACCCCAAGTTGGGAGAGCACCTGAAGCCGGAATTCTTGAAGCTAAACCCACAGCACACCATTCCCACCCTCGTGGACGATGGATTCGTCATTTGGGAGTCGCGTGCCATCCTCATTTATCTGGTGGAGCAGTACGGCAAGGATGATTCCCTCTACCCCAAGGATCCCCAAAAGCAGGCCCTGATCAACCAGCGTCTGTACTTCGATATGAACACCTTGTATGAAGCCTTTGCCAGCTACTACTATCCACTGCTCCGAACTGGCAGCTACGGCGACGCTGCAGCGTGGACGAAGGTGCAAAATGCTTTCGAGCTGCTCAACACCTTCCTGGAGGGACAGGACTATGTGGCTGGCGGCCAGCTAACCATTGCGGACATATCCATTCTCGCTACCATCGCCACGATCGAGCTGGTGGATTTCGACTTGACGAAGTATCCGAATGTGGCCAAGTGGTACGCAAATGCCAAGAAGGAGACGCCCGGCTGGGAGGATACACTGGAAGGTTTATTGTCCAGGAAACACTTGTTTGATGCCAAGAAGCCAGAGTTTAAGTAG
- the LOC117898599 gene encoding glutathione S-transferase 1-1-like, with product MDLYYHPGSAPCRSVIMAAKALGLELNLKLLNVMAGDQLKPEFVKLNPQHTIPTLVDNGFVLWESRAILIYLVEKYGKEDDSLYPADPQQRAVINQRLYFDMGTLFQSFIKAIFPQIRTKKPAPPEEMEKVDKAFELLNTFLEEDEFVAGSSLTVADIAILASVSTFEIVDFDFSKYPNVAKWYENAKEVTPGWEQNWEGVLIIKKFMESN from the coding sequence ATGGATCTCTACTATCACCCGGGCTCCGCACCTTGCCGGTCAGTCATTATGGCAGCCAAGGCACTGGGACTTGAACTTAACCTGAAGTTGCTGAATGTCATGGCGGGGGACCAGCTGAAGCCCGAGTTTGTGAAGCTCAATCCTCAGCACACAATTCCCACGCTCGTGGACAACGGATTCGTGCTTTGGGAGTCGCGTGCCATCCTCATTTATCTGGTGGAGAAGTACGGCAAGGAGGACGACTCCCTCTATCCCGCAGATCCCCAGCAGCGAGCTGTGATCAACCAACGCCTGTATTTCGACATGGGCACGCTGTTCCAAAGCTTCATTAAGGCCATCTTCCCGCAGATACGGACCAAAAAGCCAGCTCCTCCAGAGGAAATGGAGAAAGTGGACAAGGCCTTTGAGCTCTTGAATACCTTCCTGGAGGAGGATGAGTTTGTGGCCGGCTCTAGTCTGACTGTGGCCGACATCGCCATTCTGGCCTCTGTTTCCACCTTCGAAATTGTGGACTTTGACTTCTCAAAGTATCCGAATGTGGCCAAGTGGTACGAGAATGCCAAGGAGGTGACACCCGGCTGGGAGCAGAACTGGGAGGGTGTACTGATCATCAAAAAGTTCATGGAGTCCAATTAA
- the LOC117898598 gene encoding glutathione S-transferase D2-like, producing the protein MDLYYHPGSAPCRSVVMTAKALGLELNLKVLNIKEGDQLKPEFVKLNPQHTIPTLVDNGFSVWESRAIIIYLVEKYGKEDDSLYPSDPQKRAVINQRLYFDMDPLFQSFYKAIYPQIRTKKPAPPEEMVKVDKAFKLLNTFLEEDEFVAGSSLTVADIAILATVSTFEIVNFDFSKYPNVAKWYETAKEVTPGWEQNWEGVLIIKGFMDSK; encoded by the coding sequence ATGGATCTCTACTATCACCCGGGCTCGGCACCTTGCCGCTCCGTCGTTATGACAGCCAAGGCACTGGGACTTGAACTTAACCTGAAGGTGCTGAATATCAAGGAGGGGGATCAGCTGAAGCCAGAGTTTGTGAAGCTCAATCCTCAGCACACAATTCCCACGCTCGTGGACAACGGATTCTCGGTGTGGGAGTCGCGTGCCATTATCATTTATCTGGTGGAGAAGTACGGCAAGGAGGACGACTCCCTCTATCCCTCAGATCCTCAGAAGCGAGCTGTGATCAACCAACGCCTCTACTTCGACATGGACCCTTTGTTCCAAAGCTTCTATAAGGCTATCTACCCGCAGATACGTACCAAAAAGCCAGCTCCTCCAGAGGAAATGGTGAAAGTGGACAAGGCCTTTAAGCTCTTGAATACCTTCCTGGAGGAGGATGAGTTTGTTGCCGGCTCAAGTCTGACTGTGGCCGACATCGCCATTTTGGCCACTGTCTCCACCTTTGAAATTGTGAACTTTGACTTTTCGAAGTATCCGAATGTGGCCAAGTGGTACGAGACTGCCAAGGAGGTGACTCCCGGCTGGGAGCAGAACTGGGAGGGTGTACTGATCATCAAAGGGTTCATGGATTCCAAATAG
- the LOC117898592 gene encoding uncharacterized protein LOC117898592, whose amino-acid sequence MKMLRLQCKSHSVLLLLLMIRGALSVPALDATPAAATPNTIDESDKTADGRPPQGEAPLSNNSNETSSQVADSSEVSSVPDNEASASSIDPTTIYASGLITPEAFQQYLSQYGAAAYARFGGSYPAPISAGAPGLYPYPGPIVVQTGYEGFLVPANAAGQADSTTVEAAAPAPSSSNNPLLAFASRLLPTILMSTLFRIAAVVLSAVGVILFGGAITNALCRITPICDIPAKAVNILRTGGAQDVGRMLAEEMTPERVRRATEFVRNAIRKYRQLQKLVEPESS is encoded by the exons ATGAAAATGTTGCGCCTACAATGCAAATCCCATtcggtgttgctgctgctgctgatgattcGAGGAGCACTCAGTGTGCCAGCACTGGATGCAACACCCGCGGCAGCCACACCAAACACCATCGACGAGAGTGACAAAACGGCCGACGGGAGACCACCACAGGGGGAGGCTCCactcagcaacaacagcaacgagaCGAGTTCACAGGTGGCAGACTCCTCTGAAGTGTCTTCAGTG CCCGACAACGAAGCCAGTGCCAGCTCCATTGATCCCACAACCATCTATGCCAGCGGACTCATCACACCCGAGGCTTTCCAGCAGTATCTGAGCCAGTACGGAGCTGCGGCTTATGCGCGCTTTGGCGGCAGCTACCCAGCACCGATATCCGCTGGAGCGCCTGGCCTCTATCCCTATCCCGGACCCATTGTGGTGCAGACCGGCTATGAGGGTTTTCTGGTGCCCGCCAATGCCGCTGGCCAAGCAGACTCCACAACTGTGGAGGCAGCTGCACcagctccttcctcctccaaCAATCCACTTCTTGCGTTCGCCTCCAGGCTGCTGCCGACCATCCTGATGTCCACGCTCTTCCGCATCGCCGCCGTGGTGCTCTCCGCCGTGGGCGTTATACTCTTTGGAGGCGCCATCACGAACGCTCTTTGCCGGATCACGCCCATCTGTGATATACCCGCCAAGGCGGTGAACATTCTGCGCACGGGCGGCGCCCAGGATGTGGGTCGCATGCTGGCCGAGGAGATGACACCGGAGCGGGTGCGACGTGCCACGGAATTCGTGCGGAATGCCATCCGCAAGTATCGACAGCTGCAGAAGTTGGTGGAGCCAGAGTCCAGCTAG
- the LOC117898593 gene encoding glutathione S-transferase D7 isoform X1 has translation MSDTKRIVTEFVYCLLLSGGKRMSPPVLYYLPPSPPCRSILLLAKMLGLDFELKIVNILEGEQLKPDFVAMNPQHCIPTMNDEGLVLWESRAILAYLVAAYGKSDELYPTDIRVRALVDQRLQFDLGTLYMRLTDYYFPTMFIGAPLDEGKRAKLSEAVGWFNTILEGRQFAAAEHFTIADLTLLVTVSQLEAFDFELRPYKHIRQWLERCKEHVAPYDYEELNGSKATLMGDMFKAKMNQAAAQ, from the exons ATGAGCGACACGAAGCGTATTGTAACCGAATTCGTTTATTGTTTACTGCTCAGCGGTGGAAAAAGAATGTCACCACCCGTGCTGTACTACCTGCCACCCAGTCCGCCCTGCCGCAGTATTCTCCTATTGGCCAAAATGTTGGGCCTGGACTTTGAGCTAAAGATCGTCAACATACTGGAGGGGGAGCAGCTGAAGCCGGACTTTGTGGCCATGAATCCCCAGCACTGTATACCAACCATGAACGATGAGGGTTTGGTACTCTGGGAAAG TCGCGCTATTCTTGCATATCTGGTGGCTGCCTATGGCAAAAGCGATGAACTCTATCCCACGGATATACGGGTGCGTGCGCTGGTCGATCAACGTCTGCAGTTCGATCTGGGCACACTCTACATGCGCCTCACGGACTACTAT TTCCCCACAATGTTTATTGGCGCTCCGCTGGATGAGGGTAAACGCGCCAAGCTTTCAGAGGCGGTGGGCTGGTTCAACACCATTCTGGAGGGTCGACAATTTGCAGCCGCCGAACACTTTACCATTGCCGATCTGACGCTGCTTGTCACCGTGTCCCAGCTGGAGGCATTTGACTTTGAACTGCGTCCCTATAAGCACATCAGGCAGTGGCTGGAGCGCTGCAAGGAGCACGTGGCGCCATACGACTACGAGGAGCTGAATGGCAGCAAGGCAACCCTAATGGGTGACATGTTCAAGGCTAAGATGAATCAGGCAGCAGCCCAATAA
- the LOC117898593 gene encoding glutathione S-transferase D7 isoform X2: protein MSPPVLYYLPPSPPCRSILLLAKMLGLDFELKIVNILEGEQLKPDFVAMNPQHCIPTMNDEGLVLWESRAILAYLVAAYGKSDELYPTDIRVRALVDQRLQFDLGTLYMRLTDYYFPTMFIGAPLDEGKRAKLSEAVGWFNTILEGRQFAAAEHFTIADLTLLVTVSQLEAFDFELRPYKHIRQWLERCKEHVAPYDYEELNGSKATLMGDMFKAKMNQAAAQ, encoded by the exons ATGTCACCACCCGTGCTGTACTACCTGCCACCCAGTCCGCCCTGCCGCAGTATTCTCCTATTGGCCAAAATGTTGGGCCTGGACTTTGAGCTAAAGATCGTCAACATACTGGAGGGGGAGCAGCTGAAGCCGGACTTTGTGGCCATGAATCCCCAGCACTGTATACCAACCATGAACGATGAGGGTTTGGTACTCTGGGAAAG TCGCGCTATTCTTGCATATCTGGTGGCTGCCTATGGCAAAAGCGATGAACTCTATCCCACGGATATACGGGTGCGTGCGCTGGTCGATCAACGTCTGCAGTTCGATCTGGGCACACTCTACATGCGCCTCACGGACTACTAT TTCCCCACAATGTTTATTGGCGCTCCGCTGGATGAGGGTAAACGCGCCAAGCTTTCAGAGGCGGTGGGCTGGTTCAACACCATTCTGGAGGGTCGACAATTTGCAGCCGCCGAACACTTTACCATTGCCGATCTGACGCTGCTTGTCACCGTGTCCCAGCTGGAGGCATTTGACTTTGAACTGCGTCCCTATAAGCACATCAGGCAGTGGCTGGAGCGCTGCAAGGAGCACGTGGCGCCATACGACTACGAGGAGCTGAATGGCAGCAAGGCAACCCTAATGGGTGACATGTTCAAGGCTAAGATGAATCAGGCAGCAGCCCAATAA